The following coding sequences lie in one Pseudorca crassidens isolate mPseCra1 chromosome 2, mPseCra1.hap1, whole genome shotgun sequence genomic window:
- the HLX gene encoding H2.0-like homeobox protein, which yields MFAAGLAPFYASNFSLWSAAYCSSAGPGGCSFPLDPAAVKKPSFCIADILHAGVGETGAAPEGLAGASAAALTAHLGSAHPHASFQAATRSPLRPTPVVAPSEVPAGFPPRLSPLSAAYHHHHPQQPPQQQQPQQQQPPPPPRAGSLQSPASGSRLVPNPHHSASAPAPSSKDLKFGIDRILSAEFDPKVKEGNTLRDLTSLLTGGRPAGMHLPALQPSTGQFFASLDPINEASAILSPLSSNPRNSVQHQFQDTFPGPYAVLTKDTMPQTYKRKRSWSRAVFSNLQRKGLEKRFEIQKYVTKPDRKQLAAMLGLTDAQVKVWFQNRRMKWRHSKEAQAQKDKDKEAGEKPSGGALAGDGEPELSPSRSEGEAESESSDSESLDMAPSDTERTEGAERSLHQTTVIKASAAGALLAASSGGSGGSGGGGGGGGFNFGVLSSGSTGGAGSSGGHSSGSGASELLPALQPALGSAPKSPEPAPAPLGGL from the exons ATGTTCGCCGCCGGGCTGGCTCCCTTCTACGCGTCCAACTTCAGCCTCTGGTCGGCCGCCTACTGTTCCTCCGCCGGCCCGGGCggctgctccttccccctggacCCCGCTGCCGTCAAGAAACCCTCCTTCTGCATCGCGGACATCCTGCACGCCGGCGTTGGGGAGACGGGGGCGGCTCCGGAGGGTCTGGCGGGGGCCTCGGCCGCTGCCCTCACCGCACACTTGGGATCGGCTCACCCGCACGCCTCTTTCCAAGCTGCCACCAGATCCCCGCTTCGACCCACCCCGGTGGTGGCGCCCTCCGAAGTCCCGGCTGGCTTCCCTCCGCGGCTGTCCCCGCTCTCAGCCgcctaccaccaccatcacccacaACAGCCACCGCAGCAGCAGCAaccgcagcagcagcagcctccgCCTCCACCCCGGGCTGGAAGCTTGCAGTCCCCAGCCTCCGGGTCGCGGCTGGTCCCGAATCCCCACCATAGCGCTTCCGCCCCGGCCCCCTCCAGTAAGGACCTCAAATTTGGAATTGACCGCATTTTGTCTGCAGAATTTGACCCAAAAGTCAAGGAAGGCAACACACTGAGAG ATCTCACATCGCTGCTAACCGGCGGGCGGCCCGCGGGGATGCACCTCCCCGCTCTGCAGCCCTCCACCGGCCAGTTCTTCGCGTCTCTAGATCCCATTAACGAGGCTTCTGCCATCCTGAGTCCCTTAAGCTCGAACCCGAGAAATTCAGTTCAGCATCAGTTTCAAGACACCTTTCCAG GTCCCTACGCTGTGCTCACGAAGGACACCATGCCGCAGACGTACAAGAGAAAGCGCTCGTGGTCACGGGCGGTCTTCTCCAACCTGCAGAGGAAAGGTCTGGAGAAAAGGTTTGAGATTCAGAAGTACGTGACCAAGCCAGACCGAAAGCAGCTGGCCGCGATGCTGGGTCTCACCGATGCCCAG GTGAAGGTGTGGTTCCAGAACCGGCGGATGAAGTGGCGACACTCCAAGGAGGCCCAGGCCCAGAAGGACAAAGACAAGGAGGCTGGCGAGAAACCGTCGGGCGGAGCCCTGGCTGGCGACGGCGAGCCGGAGCTGAGCCCCAGCCGCTCGGAGGGCGAGGCTGAGAGCGAGAGTAGCGACTCCGAGTCTCTGGACATGGCCCCCAGCGACACGGAGCGGACTGAAGGGGCCGAGCGGTCTCTGCACCAAACGACGGTCATCAAGGCCTCGGCCGCCGGCGCCCTCCTCGCCGCCAGCAGCGGAGGCAGTGgcgggagcggcggcggcggcggcggcggcggttttAACTTCGGCGTCCTCAGTAGCGGCAGCACCGGCGGCGCCGGGAGCTCCGGCGGCCACAGCAGCGGCAGCGGCGCCTCGGAGCTGCTCCCTGCGCTCCAGCCAGCCCTTGGCAGCGCCCCCAAAAGCCCCGAGCCCGCCCCGGCGCCGCTCGGCGGCCTCTAG